One genomic segment of Bradyrhizobium prioriisuperbiae includes these proteins:
- a CDS encoding GNAT family N-acetyltransferase — MSVDVVNNEARHRFELEVEGHIAAAYYDLKPGVIIFTHTEVPKELGGKGIGSKLVKGALEQVRHDGLKVVPDCPFVKAYIAKHPESADLLSPA, encoded by the coding sequence ATGAGCGTCGACGTGGTTAACAACGAAGCCCGACACCGTTTCGAACTGGAGGTGGAAGGCCACATCGCCGCTGCCTATTACGACCTCAAGCCTGGCGTCATCATCTTCACCCACACCGAGGTGCCCAAGGAGCTGGGCGGCAAGGGCATCGGCTCGAAGCTGGTGAAGGGCGCGCTGGAGCAGGTGCGGCACGACGGACTGAAAGTGGTGCCGGACTGCCCGTTCGTGAAAGCCTATATCGCCAAGCATCCCGAATCCGCCGACCTGCTGAGCCCGGCATGA
- a CDS encoding GNAT family N-acetyltransferase, whose product MTSTSDQATSAVRDNAALQRFEMNVGGATAFANYRRSAGAVIITHTETPRALRGRGIASQLVEGALQLIQANGETVVAGCSFVVDYLAKNPEWQPLER is encoded by the coding sequence ATGACCAGCACCTCGGACCAGGCGACCTCCGCGGTTCGCGACAACGCTGCGCTGCAGCGTTTCGAGATGAACGTCGGCGGGGCGACGGCTTTCGCCAACTACAGGCGAAGTGCCGGCGCCGTCATCATCACCCACACCGAGACACCGCGGGCCCTGCGCGGCCGAGGCATCGCCTCCCAACTGGTCGAAGGCGCCCTGCAGCTGATCCAGGCCAATGGCGAGACGGTCGTCGCCGGCTGCAGTTTCGTGGTGGACTATCTGGCCAAGAATCCGGAGTGGCAGCCGCTGGAACGCTGA
- a CDS encoding fumarylacetoacetate hydrolase family protein yields the protein MTRKDTTGIDRRAVLATGAVALASATAASAPAAAQAGAKPLFAVPAITIPIVGESDVFPVRRIYCIGRNYAAHAIERGSDPNREPPFFFQKPTDAIQNVAIGAVADHPYPSLTKNYHHEVELVAALKSGGTNIPVDKALDHVYGYALGLDMTRRDLQNGMAAEKKPWEIGKSFDQAAVLGPIHPVGKTGHFTKGAISLAVNGTVRQNSDLTKMIWSVAEQIAKLSEAFELKAGDIIYSGTPENVGPVVKGDVLLCKLEGLPDMSIRIA from the coding sequence ATGACACGAAAAGACACGACGGGAATCGATCGCAGAGCCGTTCTTGCAACCGGCGCGGTTGCTCTTGCCAGTGCGACGGCCGCAAGCGCACCGGCGGCTGCGCAGGCCGGTGCAAAACCACTGTTTGCCGTGCCGGCGATCACCATTCCGATTGTCGGTGAAAGCGACGTCTTTCCGGTGCGCCGCATCTACTGCATCGGACGCAATTATGCGGCCCATGCCATCGAGCGAGGCTCGGACCCCAACCGTGAGCCGCCATTCTTCTTTCAAAAGCCGACCGATGCGATCCAGAACGTCGCGATCGGCGCGGTGGCCGATCACCCGTATCCGTCACTGACCAAGAATTATCATCACGAGGTCGAACTGGTGGCCGCGCTGAAATCCGGCGGCACCAATATTCCCGTCGATAAGGCGCTCGACCATGTTTATGGCTATGCGCTGGGTCTCGACATGACGCGGCGCGATCTGCAGAACGGCATGGCGGCCGAAAAGAAGCCGTGGGAAATCGGCAAGAGCTTCGATCAAGCGGCCGTGCTGGGGCCGATCCATCCGGTCGGCAAGACTGGCCATTTCACCAAGGGCGCGATCTCGCTCGCGGTCAACGGCACGGTGCGGCAGAATTCCGATCTCACCAAGATGATCTGGAGTGTCGCCGAACAGATCGCGAAGCTGTCGGAAGCGTTCGAGCTCAAGGCCGGCGACATCATCTATTCGGGAACGCCGGAGAACGTCGGTCCGGTGGTCAAGGGCGACGTGCTGCTCTGCAAGCTCGAGGGCCTGCCGGATATGTCGATCCGGATTGCATGA
- a CDS encoding DUF2218 domain-containing protein — protein MLATETHVATTSASRYLQQLCKHWSHKFAVEFTPEKGLIPFADDRTAKLEATADTLTMRIEAADAEVLARMEGVVVEHLKRFSFREDLGEIRWTRAQ, from the coding sequence ATGCTCGCCACCGAAACACACGTCGCCACCACTTCCGCCAGCCGCTATCTGCAGCAGCTCTGCAAGCACTGGAGCCATAAATTCGCGGTTGAGTTTACTCCGGAAAAGGGCCTGATCCCCTTCGCTGACGATCGCACCGCGAAACTGGAGGCGACCGCGGACACCCTGACCATGCGGATCGAAGCCGCCGATGCAGAGGTTCTGGCCCGCATGGAAGGCGTGGTGGTGGAACACCTCAAGCGGTTTTCGTTCCGCGAAGATCTCGGCGAGATTCGTTGGACCCGCGCGCAGTAA